A single region of the Cloacibacillus sp. genome encodes:
- a CDS encoding phosphodiester glycosidase family protein, with protein sequence MRKGKFEKIRDKTLAGLAVVFALPLIAFAAAPADALTAAEVKPAIFKALGHEVPQKQLSGVAGELTRADALRLSLESMGWGFVIKAVDQIGILPEWPEVEGVSYIASTMNPLPPEAVRADLSAPVTSEDVAQISAWLKECRKEARWKASFAWEGTELIMIKHGVGDPAGPATGDMKKGVNEPLFAAVLAVDMKNIPCQIATAVMVGANKAPLATIAGENYGVIGGINGGYFAGAKPIGVLRRQGYTDNAKFWPNRSAFGWNESGEYVFIDGKETASIASDHSFDKFTEVLQAGPLLVKNGTPSENTEKIQPNVLDFRHPRTFVGTDGRRVLWGVVDGRDNMHSVGMTIDELRRLCGWLSLKTALNLDGGGSSSLWWRGMTFTLPSNASDRERPIPYAILMFEPGAGVRQ encoded by the coding sequence ATGAGAAAAGGTAAATTTGAAAAAATTAGAGACAAGACGCTTGCCGGGCTGGCGGTGGTTTTTGCCCTTCCTCTGATCGCCTTCGCCGCGGCTCCGGCCGACGCGCTGACGGCGGCCGAGGTGAAACCGGCGATATTCAAGGCGCTGGGCCATGAGGTGCCGCAGAAGCAGCTTTCGGGCGTCGCGGGGGAGCTGACGCGCGCCGACGCGCTGCGCCTCTCTCTGGAATCGATGGGCTGGGGCTTCGTCATCAAGGCCGTGGATCAGATCGGTATTCTTCCCGAATGGCCGGAGGTGGAGGGGGTATCCTATATCGCTTCGACGATGAACCCGCTGCCGCCTGAAGCGGTACGGGCCGATCTCTCCGCGCCGGTGACCTCTGAGGACGTCGCGCAGATATCGGCGTGGCTCAAGGAGTGCCGGAAGGAGGCGCGCTGGAAGGCCTCCTTTGCCTGGGAGGGTACGGAGCTGATCATGATAAAGCACGGAGTGGGCGATCCCGCGGGCCCCGCGACGGGAGACATGAAGAAGGGGGTCAACGAACCGCTTTTCGCCGCGGTGCTGGCCGTCGATATGAAAAATATCCCCTGCCAGATCGCTACCGCGGTGATGGTGGGGGCCAACAAGGCGCCATTGGCGACGATCGCGGGAGAGAACTACGGCGTGATCGGCGGCATCAACGGCGGATACTTCGCGGGGGCGAAGCCGATCGGAGTGTTGCGCCGTCAGGGCTATACGGATAACGCGAAGTTCTGGCCGAACCGTTCGGCCTTTGGCTGGAACGAGAGCGGCGAGTATGTCTTTATCGACGGCAAGGAGACGGCGAGCATCGCCAGTGACCACAGCTTCGATAAATTCACGGAGGTGCTGCAGGCGGGGCCGCTGCTGGTGAAGAACGGGACGCCGTCGGAGAATACGGAGAAGATCCAGCCCAACGTCCTTGACTTCCGCCATCCGCGCACCTTCGTGGGAACGGACGGGCGGCGCGTTCTCTGGGGCGTCGTCGACGGGCGCGACAATATGCACAGCGTGGGGATGACGATCGATGAGCTGCGTCGCCTCTGCGGCTGGCTCTCGCTGAAGACGGCGCTCAACCTCGACGGCGGCGGCTCGAGCTCTCTTTGGTGGCGCGGCATGACCTTTACGCTGCCGAGCAACGCCAGCGACAGGGAGCGTCCCATCCCCTATGCTATACTTATGTTTGAACCGGGCGCGGGCGTGCGTCAATAG
- the rlmN gene encoding 23S rRNA (adenine(2503)-C(2))-methyltransferase RlmN has product MAEKRYALELDNSEWKEYIEKGLEEPKFRADQICQWLWQKHTDDTEEMTNLSKPLREKLAEKMDFAYPVLVREQRSQDGTRKFLWQLRDGESVESVLMKYSDRLTACISTQVGCPLQCTFCATGLSGFVRNLSAGEIAGQVLAIEKHIGREVNNVVYMGMGEPFLNTEAVLKSVRMLNDPKLRSLGIRHITISTSGVIPGIKALAASGLGVRLAVSLHAADDELRSFLMPVNQTYPIADLRRVMQEYQESTGDRVSIEYALFGGVNDSVERARELVRFLKGIHVFVNLIPFNAVDGRYERPKAEDVLRFRNILQTAGFETEIRSEQGGDIDAACGQLRRKTVGGGSAPLEAPAYSLTKADMAPENRRERTAAPTADPRKEALPRREASKRTPLKPSGGFVAERGKRRKSDRDPQERYRSGKMKEARPSYRGDGEETPRSLRRDARTEREPIQKQDAFPKKSSDEKRGGDKKELRGAAARGTAGKKTSAKRGSDNKPQGAFSKFYGASGGKAKRSKKS; this is encoded by the coding sequence ATGGCAGAGAAGAGATACGCATTAGAGCTGGACAACAGCGAATGGAAGGAATATATTGAGAAGGGGCTGGAGGAGCCGAAGTTCCGCGCCGACCAGATATGCCAGTGGCTCTGGCAGAAACACACCGACGATACGGAGGAGATGACCAACCTCTCCAAGCCGCTGCGCGAGAAGCTCGCGGAGAAGATGGACTTTGCCTATCCGGTGCTTGTGCGCGAGCAGCGTTCGCAGGACGGGACGCGGAAATTTTTGTGGCAGCTGCGGGACGGCGAATCCGTCGAATCTGTGCTGATGAAGTACAGCGACCGCCTCACGGCCTGCATTTCGACGCAGGTCGGCTGTCCGCTGCAGTGCACCTTCTGCGCCACGGGGCTTTCTGGCTTCGTGCGCAATTTGAGCGCGGGAGAGATAGCGGGGCAGGTGCTCGCGATCGAGAAGCATATCGGGCGCGAGGTGAACAATGTCGTCTACATGGGCATGGGAGAGCCGTTCCTGAATACGGAGGCCGTCTTAAAATCTGTGCGTATGCTGAACGACCCTAAGCTGCGCAGCCTCGGTATCCGCCACATCACAATATCGACCTCCGGGGTGATCCCGGGAATCAAAGCGCTTGCGGCCTCCGGTCTCGGCGTTCGCCTCGCGGTCTCGCTCCACGCCGCCGACGACGAGCTGCGCAGCTTCCTGATGCCGGTGAACCAGACCTATCCGATCGCCGACCTGCGCCGCGTGATGCAGGAATACCAGGAGTCTACGGGCGACAGGGTGTCGATAGAATACGCCCTCTTCGGAGGGGTCAACGACAGCGTGGAGAGGGCGCGTGAACTGGTGCGTTTTCTTAAAGGTATCCATGTATTTGTCAACCTCATCCCCTTCAACGCCGTCGACGGACGCTACGAGAGGCCTAAGGCCGAGGATGTGCTGCGTTTCCGCAACATCCTTCAGACCGCTGGTTTCGAGACGGAGATCCGTTCCGAACAGGGCGGGGACATAGACGCGGCCTGCGGGCAGCTGCGCCGCAAAACGGTCGGCGGCGGTTCCGCGCCGCTTGAAGCGCCCGCGTACTCACTCACGAAGGCCGACATGGCGCCGGAGAATAGGCGTGAGCGGACGGCTGCGCCCACCGCCGATCCACGGAAAGAAGCTTTGCCGCGCAGAGAGGCGTCAAAGAGGACGCCCTTGAAACCCTCGGGAGGCTTTGTCGCGGAGCGCGGCAAGCGCAGGAAGAGCGACCGCGATCCGCAGGAGCGCTACCGCAGCGGTAAGATGAAAGAGGCCCGCCCCAGCTACAGAGGCGACGGCGAAGAGACGCCGCGTTCATTGCGGCGCGACGCCCGTACGGAACGAGAACCCATTCAGAAGCAGGATGCCTTTCCGAAGAAGAGCTCCGATGAAAAACGCGGCGGGGATAAAAAAGAGCTTCGCGGGGCTGCCGCCAGGGGGACCGCGGGCAAGAAAACATCCGCCAAAAGAGGCTCCGACAACAAACCGCAGGGCGCCTTCAGCAAGTTCTACGGCGCCTCCGGCGGGAAGGCCAAGCGGAGCAAAAAATCATAG
- a CDS encoding helix-turn-helix domain-containing protein gives MEIFNERLKTARKRKNMSRAKLAEMLCVTPATVTRWENGDREPDFATTRRIADALETTISFLLGEIDKPAPFIIVPTYILPEDQFHTKVAVPSQDEALLDLFHTLESREREEAIQFIRFKKYLSSKKEERQ, from the coding sequence ATGGAAATATTTAACGAGCGGCTGAAAACCGCACGAAAACGTAAAAATATGTCCCGCGCCAAGCTGGCCGAGATGCTCTGCGTCACGCCCGCGACTGTGACCCGCTGGGAAAACGGCGATCGTGAGCCTGACTTTGCCACGACCAGGAGGATCGCCGACGCTCTGGAGACGACGATCTCCTTCTTGCTCGGTGAGATAGACAAACCGGCTCCATTTATCATCGTCCCGACCTATATCCTTCCAGAGGACCAGTTTCACACGAAGGTGGCGGTGCCGTCACAGGACGAGGCACTGCTGGATCTTTTTCATACTTTGGAATCGCGCGAACGCGAAGAGGCCATACAGTTTATCAGATTCAAAAAATATCTCTCATCGAAAAAAGAGGAACGGCAATAA
- a CDS encoding DNA polymerase: MNRRVTVTTEELSSYSGEISHREAVAVTLETSGADPRSDGLAALNLAWGDSTMTVDCLSLPLEALSPLREVLESPPVKVFFNAKTDLQFLLSAGINPTKIFDVTLADQLLSESGHRSAGLEEIARRWLKEETAAEADVLLRLRRAMIGKLKEKGLVGIAKIEFDCAAALAQMEYHGIQLDLAAWQRLTARAEEEKREALEELRRFGGQRPLQTTLWGEADASGDNFDSNLHILSLLREHGIEVKSTSKAALAAHRSHPLVAALSRYRAVSKQLSTYLLPIPKMLHPKTGRLHPQYVQIAAWTGRMSCYAPNIQQIPRGKEFRGCFIAPAGRLLLIADYPQIELRVAAQITGERRMLEAYRNGTDLHGLTASLILGKPLASVSREERQYAKAVNFGLIYAMGAEGLRLSARQSYGVEMTHEEAERFRRLFFEAYPSIREWHAALSRGRSPKGRTLTGRRYYFPQWYGLLAHSNAPVQGTAADILKLALGRLAIDLSGSEAFIVATIHDEVIVECPQENAANCGGLLKRAMEEAARAILPDVPTTVDVRAARRWSEK, from the coding sequence ATGAACCGCCGCGTGACCGTTACTACGGAAGAGCTTTCGTCTTACAGCGGCGAAATCAGCCATCGAGAGGCGGTCGCCGTAACTCTGGAGACAAGCGGAGCAGACCCACGCAGTGACGGGCTCGCAGCCCTGAATCTGGCATGGGGCGATAGCACAATGACCGTAGACTGCCTCTCCCTTCCCTTAGAGGCGCTGAGCCCCCTGCGGGAGGTGTTAGAATCGCCGCCGGTGAAAGTATTCTTCAACGCTAAAACCGACCTGCAGTTTCTCCTCTCCGCCGGCATTAACCCCACAAAAATATTCGACGTCACACTCGCGGATCAGCTGCTCTCCGAGAGCGGGCATCGGAGCGCCGGGCTTGAGGAGATCGCGCGGCGCTGGCTGAAGGAAGAGACCGCCGCGGAGGCTGATGTTCTGCTGCGGCTGCGCAGGGCGATGATCGGGAAGCTCAAGGAAAAGGGATTGGTGGGAATCGCGAAGATCGAATTCGACTGCGCGGCGGCCCTCGCCCAGATGGAATATCACGGAATACAGCTCGACCTCGCGGCCTGGCAGAGGCTGACCGCCAGAGCGGAGGAGGAAAAGAGGGAGGCCCTTGAGGAGCTGCGCCGCTTCGGCGGGCAGCGCCCGCTCCAGACGACGCTCTGGGGTGAGGCCGACGCCTCCGGGGATAACTTTGACAGCAACCTCCATATCCTGTCGCTGCTGCGGGAACACGGCATCGAAGTGAAAAGCACCTCGAAGGCGGCGCTCGCCGCCCACCGTTCGCACCCGCTGGTCGCGGCCCTCTCGCGCTACCGCGCGGTCTCAAAACAGCTCTCAACCTATCTGCTGCCGATCCCTAAGATGCTCCATCCGAAGACCGGACGGCTTCACCCGCAATATGTCCAAATCGCCGCGTGGACGGGGCGTATGAGCTGCTATGCCCCCAACATCCAGCAGATACCGCGCGGCAAAGAGTTCAGAGGATGTTTCATCGCCCCCGCCGGACGCCTGCTGCTCATCGCGGACTATCCGCAGATCGAACTGCGCGTCGCGGCACAGATCACGGGGGAACGGCGGATGCTGGAGGCCTACAGAAACGGCACTGACCTACACGGCCTGACGGCGTCGCTTATTTTGGGAAAACCGCTCGCCTCTGTCAGCCGGGAGGAGCGGCAGTATGCGAAGGCCGTCAACTTCGGCCTGATTTACGCCATGGGCGCGGAGGGGCTGCGCCTCTCCGCACGGCAGTCCTACGGTGTGGAGATGACGCACGAGGAGGCCGAACGCTTCCGCAGACTGTTTTTCGAGGCCTATCCGTCGATCAGAGAGTGGCACGCCGCACTCAGCCGCGGTCGCAGCCCCAAGGGCAGAACGCTTACCGGACGGAGATATTATTTTCCGCAATGGTACGGCCTGCTGGCCCACAGCAACGCGCCGGTACAGGGGACTGCCGCCGATATTCTCAAGCTGGCGCTTGGGCGGCTGGCAATCGATCTGTCGGGGAGCGAGGCCTTTATCGTGGCCACCATCCACGATGAAGTCATCGTGGAATGCCCGCAGGAGAACGCCGCCAACTGCGGCGGCCTGTTGAAGCGGGCGATGGAGGAGGCGGCCCGCGCCATCCTTCCTGATGTTCCAACCACGGTCGATGTGCGCGCCGCCCGGCGTTGGTCGGAAAAGTAA
- a CDS encoding pyridoxamine 5'-phosphate oxidase family protein: MKEVLDFLNKVGVYYLATEEGDQPRVRPLGFVMEWREKLTFCTGNKKNMYKQMVNNPKVEICGCDSDGNTLRISGKAVFATTEAAQAKALEVMPALKNIYSVGDGVFEIFYLDGAKAVLSNMKGESRELAV, from the coding sequence ATGAAAGAAGTTCTCGATTTTTTAAACAAGGTCGGAGTCTACTACTTGGCGACGGAGGAGGGAGACCAGCCCCGTGTGCGGCCTCTCGGTTTTGTCATGGAATGGCGGGAAAAGCTGACTTTTTGTACTGGTAATAAGAAAAATATGTATAAACAGATGGTAAATAATCCCAAGGTGGAGATCTGTGGCTGCGACAGCGATGGCAACACGCTGCGTATCTCTGGCAAGGCGGTATTCGCGACGACGGAGGCGGCGCAGGCGAAGGCTCTGGAAGTTATGCCGGCGCTGAAAAATATCTATTCCGTTGGCGACGGCGTCTTTGAGATATTCTATCTTGACGGGGCGAAGGCCGTCCTGTCTAATATGAAGGGAGAGAGCCGGGAGCTGGCCGTTTAA
- a CDS encoding adenosylcobalamin-dependent ribonucleoside-diphosphate reductase, with product MIIKPAFSPSAKDILRDRYLWRDENRNPIEKPEQMLERVAKHVAGAESSLAMQYKWADEFYDVMAELLFLPNSPTLMNSGRPAPHGQLAACFVIGVEDSMEGICEALRKQMLIHKSGGGTGFNFSKLRSEGAKVNSTNGRASGPVSFMGLFDKATETVQQGGMRRGANMGILNIDHPDIRKFIHCKDKDGTITNFNISVGVFDDFMEKVNSDPRGEEAALLAEIADSAWRTGDPGIIFLDAINRGNTTPNLGELTSTNPCGESPLYPNEACNLGSINIAKMVKEGAFDYELLGEVSAVATRFLDDVIDVNHYPLPEIAEAVKLTRKIGLGVMGWADLLFQLHIPYDSKEAYELAENIMRTIQQRAHETSVALGKEKGIPETLAHLGRRNATLTCIAPTGTIALLANCSSGIEPLFALEHTRVRTQTDGTKVIMKQVNRYYERAQKEGLSEEVMKRVFVTSHDVSPSAHVRMQGVFQRYTDLAVSKTVNLCHECSVQDVLNAYTLAWKEGCKGITVYRDGSKSSQVLYRKEDEKKAEEDSTQKSAPKGEPVPVMAAARPRFVLKRPQ from the coding sequence ATGATCATAAAGCCAGCTTTCAGCCCCTCAGCCAAAGATATTTTACGCGACCGTTACCTGTGGCGCGACGAGAACAGAAACCCTATAGAGAAACCGGAGCAGATGCTTGAACGGGTCGCCAAACATGTCGCGGGCGCGGAATCAAGTCTTGCCATGCAGTATAAATGGGCGGACGAGTTCTATGACGTGATGGCGGAACTTCTCTTTCTGCCCAACAGCCCCACCCTCATGAACTCGGGACGCCCCGCGCCGCACGGACAGCTCGCGGCCTGCTTCGTCATCGGTGTGGAAGATTCTATGGAGGGCATCTGCGAGGCTCTGCGCAAGCAGATGCTGATACACAAGAGCGGCGGCGGCACCGGCTTCAACTTCTCGAAGCTCCGCAGCGAGGGCGCGAAGGTCAACAGCACCAACGGACGCGCCTCCGGCCCCGTATCCTTCATGGGACTCTTCGACAAGGCGACGGAGACGGTCCAGCAGGGCGGCATGCGCCGCGGCGCCAACATGGGTATTCTCAATATCGACCACCCCGATATTCGTAAGTTCATCCACTGCAAGGACAAGGACGGGACGATAACGAACTTCAACATCTCCGTCGGCGTCTTTGACGATTTCATGGAAAAGGTCAACAGCGACCCACGGGGCGAGGAGGCGGCGCTGCTTGCGGAGATAGCCGATTCGGCCTGGCGCACGGGCGATCCGGGGATAATCTTCCTTGACGCGATAAACCGCGGCAACACCACGCCCAACCTCGGAGAGCTCACCAGCACAAACCCCTGCGGCGAGTCCCCGCTCTACCCGAACGAGGCCTGCAACCTCGGTTCGATAAATATCGCCAAGATGGTAAAAGAGGGCGCCTTTGACTATGAACTGCTGGGCGAGGTTTCCGCGGTGGCGACGCGCTTCCTCGACGACGTCATCGACGTCAACCACTACCCGCTGCCTGAGATCGCCGAGGCGGTGAAGCTGACGCGCAAGATAGGGCTCGGAGTCATGGGCTGGGCCGACCTGCTCTTCCAGCTCCATATTCCTTATGACAGCAAAGAGGCCTACGAGCTCGCGGAAAACATCATGCGGACGATCCAGCAGAGGGCGCACGAAACATCGGTGGCCCTCGGCAAAGAGAAAGGCATACCGGAGACACTCGCGCACCTTGGACGCCGCAACGCGACGCTCACCTGCATTGCGCCTACCGGCACGATTGCCCTGCTCGCCAACTGTTCCTCCGGCATAGAGCCGCTCTTCGCTCTCGAGCATACGCGCGTGCGCACACAAACGGACGGCACAAAAGTTATCATGAAGCAGGTGAACCGCTACTATGAGCGGGCCCAGAAAGAGGGACTCTCGGAAGAGGTCATGAAGAGGGTCTTCGTCACCTCCCACGACGTGTCTCCCTCGGCCCACGTCCGTATGCAGGGCGTCTTCCAGCGTTACACCGATCTCGCCGTCTCCAAGACGGTCAACCTCTGCCACGAATGCAGCGTTCAGGATGTGCTCAACGCCTACACACTCGCCTGGAAAGAGGGCTGCAAGGGCATCACTGTCTACCGCGACGGCTCAAAATCAAGCCAGGTGCTCTACAGGAAAGAGGACGAAAAGAAGGCCGAAGAGGACAGCACGCAAAAATCAGCGCCGAAGGGCGAACCGGTGCCGGTGATGGCGGCGGCTAGACCGCGCTTCGTGCTCAAAAGGCCGCAGTAA
- a CDS encoding potassium transporter TrkG — protein MNYRIVARFLSILILTITASMAFPLAWALKDGSDDIHAFLLSVLTGLAMAAVLHIAGRSSSKDELGTREAIAGVAFAWVVASLQGCMPYMLGGYIPAFTDAYFEAMSGFTTTGATVLRNVEVIPRGILMWRAQTQWLGGMGIVVLVIAMLPLFGINMTQLFKAESPGPSLEKTSPRITDMAMMLWKVYMGLTVVGIVLLVLGGMSVYNATAHIFAAVSTGGFSTHNASVAFYNSAYIDYILTLIMFLSGANFNLHLAAIRGGSLRPYRDSEFRFYTVVVGSSILMICAVLLWKGIYGSFADALRYASFQVVSIITTTGFATADYALWPIFTQLLLLFLMLVGGCAGSTAGAIKCVRFQVVLKGAAAELKKMVHPNAVVAIFQGRGTASPSMVTSSACFITIYFLIWGASSLAVSLNGNDIVTSISAVAATLSNVGPGLAEVGPVCNFAGQSAFAKWVYTFDMLCGRLELYTVLLLFTKDIWKK, from the coding sequence TTGAATTACAGGATCGTCGCGCGTTTTCTGTCAATACTTATACTGACGATAACCGCTTCGATGGCCTTTCCGCTGGCCTGGGCGCTGAAGGACGGCAGCGACGATATTCACGCCTTCCTGCTCTCCGTGCTGACCGGGCTGGCGATGGCGGCGGTGCTGCACATAGCGGGGCGCAGCTCCTCAAAGGACGAACTGGGGACGCGCGAGGCAATCGCCGGCGTCGCCTTCGCCTGGGTGGTAGCCTCTCTACAGGGCTGCATGCCCTATATGCTCGGCGGATATATTCCCGCCTTCACCGACGCCTACTTTGAGGCGATGTCCGGATTTACGACAACAGGAGCCACCGTCCTGCGGAATGTCGAGGTGATACCGCGTGGCATTCTCATGTGGCGCGCGCAGACACAGTGGCTCGGCGGCATGGGGATCGTCGTCCTCGTAATCGCGATGCTGCCGCTCTTCGGCATCAACATGACCCAGCTCTTCAAGGCCGAAAGCCCAGGTCCCAGCCTCGAAAAGACAAGTCCCCGGATCACCGATATGGCGATGATGCTGTGGAAGGTCTATATGGGGCTGACCGTCGTCGGCATCGTCCTGCTGGTCCTCGGAGGAATGTCGGTCTATAACGCCACCGCCCATATCTTCGCCGCCGTATCGACGGGGGGATTCTCCACCCATAACGCCAGCGTCGCCTTTTACAATTCCGCATATATTGATTATATTCTCACGCTTATAATGTTTCTCTCCGGCGCAAACTTCAACCTCCACCTCGCGGCCATTCGCGGCGGAAGCCTGCGCCCCTACCGCGACTCGGAGTTCCGCTTCTACACTGTGGTAGTAGGGTCCTCCATTCTGATGATCTGCGCCGTACTGCTCTGGAAGGGAATATACGGCAGCTTTGCCGACGCCCTGCGCTACGCCTCCTTCCAGGTGGTCAGCATCATCACCACGACCGGCTTCGCCACCGCGGACTACGCGCTGTGGCCGATATTCACACAGCTCCTTCTGCTCTTTCTCATGCTAGTGGGTGGCTGCGCGGGGTCGACCGCGGGAGCGATCAAGTGCGTGCGTTTTCAGGTCGTCCTCAAAGGAGCCGCCGCGGAGCTCAAAAAAATGGTCCATCCCAACGCGGTCGTCGCGATCTTTCAGGGACGCGGTACGGCAAGCCCCTCGATGGTCACCTCCTCGGCCTGCTTCATCACCATCTATTTCCTAATATGGGGAGCCTCATCGCTTGCCGTCAGCTTAAACGGCAACGATATCGTAACCTCGATAAGCGCCGTGGCGGCCACGCTGAGCAACGTCGGTCCCGGATTGGCGGAGGTCGGCCCCGTCTGCAACTTCGCCGGACAGAGCGCCTTCGCGAAATGGGTCTACACCTTCGACATGCTCTGCGGACGACTTGAACTATATACGGTGCTCCTCCTCTTCACCAAAGATATCTGGAAGAAGTAA
- the trkA gene encoding Trk system potassium transporter TrkA, producing MLVGAGEVGYSVAKNLSSDGHNIIIIEDSEERAERAENSLDVMVIRGNGARPSVLAKAGIREGSSDISMLIACTNKDEVNLMACWIAKRMGVPHVIARAVGLEFTDNESWAKDLGIDMLISPERSVAKEIEELLEVRSAIHANEIAGGRAGIYVFRIAQDSPLKGLQLYEIRKNNPNMIMLVVCIRRGEHSFVPKAMDVLQAGDLCYTMCYRSIVFDIERLFQPSKSKRLKRVFIVGAGKVGYQTAARLISHIRGIEVRLVDEDRAKCEKLSRELPEVMVLCANGSDTEFLLSEGIAEADGYVAATEHDETNLMLSVLAKTLGVSKSIAVVRRSNYLEMTNHIPVDAIVNRNQTLADVITRSVRYPGSSRVLTVLEEISAEAVEITLSKDSPANGMSLIDLKMPPGSLIGLLERGSEMLIPTGETVLEAGDKVVVFGTAAVMDTAMRPFGEDNS from the coding sequence GTGCTTGTCGGAGCGGGCGAAGTCGGATACAGCGTAGCCAAAAATTTATCGTCGGACGGACATAATATCATCATCATCGAAGACAGCGAGGAACGGGCCGAAAGGGCTGAGAACTCTCTTGACGTAATGGTGATCAGGGGCAACGGCGCCCGTCCGAGCGTGCTCGCAAAGGCCGGGATAAGGGAGGGCAGCTCCGATATCTCGATGCTCATCGCCTGTACCAATAAGGACGAGGTCAACCTCATGGCCTGCTGGATAGCGAAGAGGATGGGCGTGCCTCACGTCATCGCGCGCGCCGTAGGCTTGGAGTTCACGGACAATGAGAGCTGGGCGAAGGATCTCGGCATCGATATGCTAATCTCGCCGGAACGCTCCGTCGCGAAGGAGATAGAGGAGCTGCTCGAGGTACGTTCCGCTATACACGCGAACGAGATCGCCGGAGGGCGCGCGGGGATTTATGTCTTCCGCATCGCGCAGGACTCCCCCCTCAAGGGGCTTCAACTTTATGAAATACGTAAAAATAATCCGAATATGATCATGCTCGTCGTATGCATCAGGCGCGGGGAGCACTCGTTCGTCCCCAAGGCGATGGACGTATTGCAGGCGGGAGACCTCTGTTATACCATGTGCTACCGCTCGATAGTCTTCGATATAGAGCGGCTCTTTCAGCCCTCCAAATCAAAACGCCTCAAGCGGGTCTTCATCGTCGGCGCAGGAAAGGTCGGCTACCAGACCGCGGCGAGGCTCATATCCCATATCCGCGGCATCGAGGTGCGCCTTGTCGACGAGGACCGCGCCAAGTGCGAAAAACTCTCCCGCGAACTGCCGGAGGTGATGGTGCTCTGCGCAAACGGTTCGGACACGGAGTTCCTGCTCTCCGAGGGCATCGCGGAGGCCGACGGCTACGTGGCGGCGACGGAGCACGACGAGACGAACCTCATGCTTTCGGTACTCGCGAAAACCCTCGGCGTATCCAAGAGCATCGCGGTGGTGCGCCGGTCAAATTATCTTGAAATGACGAACCATATACCGGTCGACGCGATCGTCAACCGCAACCAGACGCTCGCCGACGTCATCACGCGCAGCGTCCGTTACCCCGGCTCTTCGAGGGTGCTGACGGTGCTCGAGGAGATCAGCGCCGAGGCCGTTGAGATAACGCTGTCCAAAGACTCGCCCGCCAACGGCATGAGCCTCATCGACCTGAAGATGCCGCCCGGCTCGCTGATCGGACTGCTGGAGCGCGGAAGCGAAATGCTGATCCCTACCGGCGAAACGGTCCTCGAAGCCGGCGACAAGGTGGTCGTATTCGGCACTGCTGCCGTTATGGACACGGCCATGCGTCCCTTCGGAGAGGACAACTCTTGA